The following are encoded in a window of Cupriavidus oxalaticus genomic DNA:
- the zapE gene encoding cell division protein ZapE: protein MNVTEYYEKELKERGYTSDEAQLRAVARLQQCYDEWVAYKSRRNNALKKLLVRPDVPKGVYMWGGVGRGKSFLMDSFYTCVPVVRKTRLHFHEFMREVHRQLEELRGRPDPLDELARRIARRFRLICFDEFHVSDVADAMILHRLLQQLFDNGVQFVMTSNYRPDLLYTDGLHRDRVLPAIALIQQKMDVLNVDAGIDYRKRALEQVQAYHTPLDARANSALRDAFTSIAGVADESPLLHIEHRELRSLRKANGVVWFDFATLCGGPRSQNDYLELASQFHTVILSDVPHMTPRMSSEARRFTWLIDVFYDHKVKLLMSAEVPADELYTEGQMANEFHRTVSRIIEMQSREYLESERRTMDTSLT, encoded by the coding sequence ATGAACGTCACTGAGTACTACGAGAAGGAACTGAAGGAGCGCGGCTACACGTCCGACGAGGCGCAGTTGCGTGCCGTGGCGCGGCTGCAGCAATGCTACGACGAATGGGTCGCCTACAAGAGCCGCCGCAACAACGCGCTGAAGAAGCTGCTGGTCCGGCCCGACGTGCCCAAGGGCGTCTACATGTGGGGTGGGGTGGGGCGCGGCAAGTCCTTCCTGATGGACAGCTTCTATACCTGCGTGCCGGTGGTGCGCAAGACGCGGCTGCACTTCCACGAATTCATGCGCGAGGTCCATCGCCAGCTGGAAGAGCTGCGCGGGCGCCCCGATCCGCTGGACGAGCTCGCCAGGCGCATTGCGCGCCGGTTCCGGCTGATCTGCTTCGATGAATTCCATGTCAGCGACGTCGCCGACGCGATGATCCTGCATCGCCTGCTGCAGCAGCTGTTCGACAACGGCGTGCAGTTCGTGATGACTTCGAATTACCGGCCCGACCTGCTTTACACGGACGGCCTGCACCGCGACCGCGTGCTGCCCGCCATCGCGCTGATCCAGCAGAAGATGGACGTGCTCAACGTCGACGCCGGCATCGACTACCGCAAGCGCGCGCTGGAACAGGTGCAGGCTTACCACACGCCGCTCGACGCCCGCGCCAACTCGGCGCTGCGCGATGCCTTCACGTCGATTGCCGGCGTGGCCGACGAGTCGCCGCTGCTGCATATCGAGCACCGCGAGCTGCGCTCGCTGCGCAAGGCCAACGGCGTGGTGTGGTTCGACTTCGCCACGCTGTGCGGCGGGCCACGCTCGCAGAACGACTACCTGGAACTGGCTTCGCAGTTCCATACCGTGATCCTGTCCGACGTGCCGCACATGACGCCGCGCATGTCGTCGGAAGCACGGCGCTTTACCTGGCTGATCGACGTCTTCTACGATCACAAGGTCAAGCTGCTGATGTCGGCAGAAGTGCCGGCGGACGAACTCTACACAGAGGGGCAGATGGCCAACGAGTTCCACCGGACCGTGTCGCGCATCATCGAGATGCAGTCGCGCGAGTACCTGGAATCCGAGCGCCGCACCATGGACACCTCGCTCACCTGA
- a CDS encoding 2-oxoglutarate dehydrogenase E1 component, translated as MMQQYQSNSYLFGGNAPYVEELYEAYLQNPASVPDNWRSYFDAMQNVPAVDGSNGRDVAHAPIVASFAERAKAGPIRTIVASADSDMGRKRVAATQLIAAYRNIGSHWAELDPLKRQERPPLPDLDPAFYGFSEADLDIVFNASNTYFGKESMSLRELLNNLRETYCGTIGAEFMYVSDQAQKRWWQERLETTRSKPVFTLEKKKHILDRLTAAEGLERFLHTKYVGQKRFSLEGGESFIAAMDELIQRAGTKGVQEIVIGMAHRGRLNVLVNTLGKMPADLFAEFEGKHVDDLPAGDVKYHKGFSSDVSTEGGPVHLSLAFNPSHLEIVNPVVEGSAKARQERRGEVGHKEVLPVQVHGDAAFAGQGVVMETLNLAQTRGYGTGGTMHIVINNQIGFTTSDPRDARSTLYCTDVVKMIEAPVLHVNGDDPEAVVYAMQLAVDFRMEFNKDVVVDIICFRKLGHNEQDTPAVTQPLMYKKISQHPGTRKLYADKLAAQNLVAASFGDEKVKEYRAAMDAGKHTADPVLSNFKNKFAVDWMPFLNRKWTDAADTAVPVTELKRLAERITTTPETLKLHPLVEKVVKDRANMGRGDQPLDWGMGEHLAFASLVSSGYPVRITGQDAGRGTFTHRHAVLHDQARERWDAGSYVPLQNVSENQAPFTVIDSVLSEEAVLGFEYGYSAAEPNALVIWEAQFGDFVNGAQVVIDQFISSGEVKWGRASGLTLMLPHGYEGQGPEHSSARIERFLQLCADHNMQVCQPTTPAQIFHLLRRQMIRLFRKPLVIMTPKSLLRNKDAVSSLSELAKGHFETVIADQEELNAGKVKRVIMCSGKVYYDLVNTRKEREANDTAIIRLEQLYPFPHKAVAGELKKYPNATEIVWCQDEPQNQGAWFFVQHYIMENMTDGQKLGYAGRPASASPAVGYYAKHNEQQKALLEAAFAKLKGFVLTK; from the coding sequence ATGATGCAGCAGTACCAGAGCAATTCGTACCTCTTCGGCGGCAACGCCCCGTATGTCGAAGAACTGTACGAAGCCTACCTCCAGAATCCCGCCTCGGTTCCCGACAACTGGCGTTCGTACTTCGACGCCATGCAGAACGTTCCCGCCGTCGACGGCTCGAACGGCCGGGATGTCGCCCACGCTCCCATCGTTGCCTCGTTCGCCGAGCGCGCCAAAGCTGGCCCCATCAGGACCATCGTTGCCTCGGCCGATTCCGACATGGGCCGCAAGCGCGTCGCTGCCACCCAGCTGATTGCCGCTTACCGCAACATCGGTTCGCACTGGGCCGAGCTGGATCCGCTGAAGCGCCAGGAGCGTCCGCCCCTGCCGGATCTGGACCCCGCGTTCTACGGTTTTTCCGAAGCTGACCTCGACATCGTCTTCAATGCCAGCAATACGTACTTTGGCAAGGAGTCGATGAGCCTGCGCGAGCTGCTGAACAACCTGCGCGAGACCTACTGCGGCACCATCGGCGCCGAATTCATGTACGTGAGCGACCAGGCGCAGAAGCGCTGGTGGCAGGAGCGCCTGGAAACCACGCGTTCCAAGCCGGTCTTCACGCTGGAGAAGAAGAAGCACATCCTGGACCGCCTGACCGCGGCCGAAGGCCTGGAGCGCTTCCTCCACACCAAGTACGTCGGCCAGAAGCGCTTCTCGCTGGAAGGCGGTGAAAGCTTCATCGCCGCGATGGACGAACTGATCCAGCGCGCCGGCACCAAGGGCGTGCAGGAAATCGTGATCGGCATGGCTCACCGCGGCCGCCTGAACGTGCTGGTCAACACGCTGGGCAAGATGCCCGCCGACCTGTTCGCCGAATTCGAAGGCAAGCACGTCGACGACCTGCCGGCCGGTGACGTCAAGTACCACAAGGGCTTCTCGAGCGATGTCTCGACCGAAGGCGGCCCGGTCCACCTGTCGCTGGCGTTCAACCCGTCGCACCTGGAAATCGTCAACCCGGTAGTGGAAGGCTCGGCCAAGGCCCGCCAGGAACGCCGCGGCGAAGTCGGCCACAAGGAAGTGCTGCCGGTGCAGGTGCACGGCGACGCGGCCTTTGCCGGCCAGGGCGTGGTCATGGAGACGCTGAACCTCGCGCAGACCCGCGGCTACGGCACGGGCGGCACGATGCACATCGTCATCAATAACCAGATCGGCTTCACCACCTCCGACCCGCGCGACGCCCGCTCGACGCTGTACTGCACGGACGTGGTCAAGATGATCGAGGCCCCGGTGCTGCACGTGAACGGCGACGATCCCGAAGCCGTGGTGTACGCCATGCAGCTGGCCGTTGATTTCCGCATGGAATTCAACAAGGACGTCGTGGTCGACATCATCTGCTTCCGCAAGCTGGGCCACAACGAGCAGGACACCCCGGCGGTCACGCAGCCGCTGATGTACAAGAAGATCAGCCAGCACCCCGGCACGCGCAAGCTGTACGCCGACAAGCTGGCCGCGCAGAACCTGGTCGCCGCCAGCTTCGGCGACGAGAAGGTCAAGGAATACCGCGCCGCGATGGACGCCGGCAAGCACACCGCCGACCCCGTCCTGTCGAACTTCAAGAACAAGTTCGCCGTGGACTGGATGCCGTTCCTGAACCGCAAGTGGACCGACGCCGCGGACACCGCGGTGCCGGTGACCGAACTGAAGCGCCTGGCCGAGCGCATCACCACCACGCCTGAAACGCTGAAGCTGCACCCGCTGGTCGAGAAGGTCGTCAAGGACCGCGCCAACATGGGCCGTGGCGACCAGCCGCTGGACTGGGGCATGGGTGAGCACCTGGCCTTCGCCTCGCTGGTGTCGTCGGGCTACCCGGTGCGCATCACCGGCCAGGACGCCGGCCGCGGCACCTTTACCCACCGCCACGCCGTGCTGCACGACCAGGCGCGCGAGCGCTGGGATGCCGGCTCGTATGTGCCGCTGCAGAACGTGTCGGAAAACCAGGCACCGTTCACGGTGATCGACTCGGTGCTGTCGGAAGAAGCCGTGCTCGGCTTCGAATACGGCTACTCGGCCGCCGAACCGAACGCGCTGGTGATCTGGGAAGCCCAGTTCGGCGACTTCGTCAACGGCGCCCAGGTGGTGATCGACCAGTTCATCTCGTCGGGTGAAGTGAAGTGGGGCCGCGCCTCGGGCCTGACGCTGATGCTGCCGCACGGCTACGAAGGCCAGGGCCCGGAACACAGCTCGGCCCGTATCGAGCGTTTCCTGCAGCTCTGCGCGGACCACAACATGCAGGTCTGCCAGCCGACCACGCCGGCCCAGATCTTCCACCTGCTGCGCCGCCAGATGATCCGCCTGTTCCGCAAGCCGCTGGTGATCATGACGCCGAAGTCGCTGCTGCGTAACAAGGACGCCGTGTCGTCGCTGTCGGAACTGGCCAAGGGCCATTTCGAGACCGTGATCGCCGACCAGGAAGAACTGAACGCCGGCAAGGTCAAGCGCGTCATCATGTGCTCGGGCAAGGTCTATTACGACCTGGTCAACACGCGCAAGGAACGCGAGGCCAACGACACCGCGATCATCCGCCTGGAACAGCTGTACCCGTTCCCGCACAAGGCTGTTGCCGGGGAACTGAAGAAGTATCCGAACGCCACCGAAATCGTGTGGTGCCAGGACGAGCCGCAGAACCAGGGCGCCTGGTTCTTCGTGCAGCACTACATCATGGAAAACATGACGGATGGCCAGAAGCTCGGTTATGCCGGTCGTCCCGCCTCGGCTTCGCCGGCGGTGGGCTACTACGCAAAGCACAACGAGCAACAGAAGGCGCTGCTGGAGGCTGCCTTCGCCAAGCTCAAGGGCTTTGTTCTGACCAAGTAA
- the ugpQ gene encoding glycerophosphodiester phosphodiesterase has product MAAIADPRAWPYPRHIAHRGAGKLAPENTLAAFRHGAGFGYRMFEFDVKLSADGKPVLMHDATLDRTTSGKGRVDALTLGELAQLDAGSWHGPAWAGEPVPTLAAIARYTQANGFLVNIEIKPVPGTEVRTGAAVALDAAALWAGAAVPPLLSSFSEEALAAAASVAPDLPRALLLDKLPGDWLARLHRLGCVALDANFRELDEGVIAAAHAAGYRVLSYTVNDRAKAAQLLGWGLDGLITDAVDQIAPRL; this is encoded by the coding sequence ATGGCAGCCATCGCAGACCCCAGGGCCTGGCCGTATCCGCGCCATATCGCGCACCGCGGCGCGGGCAAGCTGGCGCCCGAGAACACGCTCGCCGCCTTCCGCCACGGTGCCGGCTTCGGGTACCGGATGTTCGAGTTCGACGTCAAGCTGTCTGCCGATGGCAAGCCGGTGCTGATGCACGACGCGACGCTCGACCGCACCACCAGCGGCAAGGGCAGGGTCGATGCGCTGACGCTGGGCGAGCTGGCGCAACTCGATGCCGGCAGCTGGCACGGCCCGGCATGGGCCGGCGAGCCGGTGCCGACGCTGGCTGCCATCGCCCGCTATACGCAGGCCAACGGCTTCCTGGTCAATATCGAGATCAAGCCGGTGCCCGGCACCGAAGTCCGCACCGGCGCGGCAGTGGCGCTCGATGCCGCGGCGCTGTGGGCCGGCGCCGCGGTGCCGCCGCTGCTGTCGTCGTTCTCGGAAGAGGCGCTGGCCGCGGCCGCAAGCGTGGCACCCGACCTGCCGCGTGCGCTGCTGCTCGACAAGCTGCCGGGCGACTGGCTCGCGCGGCTGCACCGGCTTGGCTGCGTGGCACTCGATGCGAATTTCCGTGAGCTGGACGAGGGCGTCATTGCGGCCGCGCATGCGGCCGGCTACCGCGTCCTCAGCTATACCGTGAACGACCGGGCAAAGGCCGCGCAACTGCTGGGCTGGGGGCTGGACGGGCTGATCACCGATGCCGTCGACCAGATAGCGCCGCGCCTCTGA
- the odhB gene encoding 2-oxoglutarate dehydrogenase complex dihydrolipoyllysine-residue succinyltransferase, with protein MAIVDVKVPQLSESVAEATMLNWKKKPGEAVAQDEILIEIETDKVVLEVPAPSAGVLSQIVKNDGDTVVAEEIIAKIDTEATAGAAAPAAAAPAPAAAAPAPAAAAPAAAAGAVAMPSAAKLMAEAGLSAGQVAGTGKDGRITKGDALAAAAAPAAKAAPAPAAAKPALQQVSAPVDFAALGDRPEERVPMSRLRARIAERLLQSQATNAILTTFNEVNMKPVMDLRNKYKDRFEKEHGVKLGFMSFFVKAAVHALKKFPLINASIDGNDIVYHGYFDIGIAVGSPRGLVVPILRNADQMSLADIEKKIAEFGVKARDGKLSLDELSGGTFSISNGGVFGSMLSTPIINPPQSAILGVHATKDRPVVEDGQIVIRPMNYLAMSYDHRIIDGREAVLGLVAMKDALEDPARLLLDL; from the coding sequence ATGGCTATTGTTGACGTCAAGGTTCCGCAGCTGTCCGAATCGGTCGCCGAAGCGACCATGCTCAACTGGAAGAAGAAGCCGGGCGAAGCCGTTGCCCAGGACGAGATCCTGATCGAGATCGAAACCGACAAGGTCGTGCTGGAAGTGCCGGCCCCGTCGGCAGGCGTCCTGTCGCAGATCGTCAAGAACGACGGCGATACTGTCGTCGCCGAGGAAATCATCGCCAAGATCGACACCGAAGCCACCGCTGGCGCCGCTGCCCCCGCGGCCGCTGCCCCGGCCCCGGCTGCTGCCGCTCCGGCACCGGCCGCCGCCGCTCCGGCCGCCGCCGCTGGCGCCGTGGCGATGCCGTCGGCTGCCAAGCTGATGGCCGAAGCCGGCCTGTCGGCTGGCCAGGTTGCCGGCACCGGCAAGGACGGCCGCATCACCAAGGGTGACGCGCTGGCCGCTGCTGCTGCTCCGGCCGCCAAGGCCGCCCCGGCTCCGGCCGCCGCCAAGCCGGCGCTGCAGCAGGTTTCGGCTCCGGTCGACTTCGCCGCACTGGGCGACCGCCCGGAAGAGCGCGTGCCGATGAGCCGCCTGCGCGCCCGTATCGCCGAGCGCCTGCTGCAGTCGCAAGCCACCAACGCCATCCTCACCACCTTCAATGAAGTCAACATGAAGCCGGTGATGGACCTGCGCAACAAGTACAAGGACCGCTTCGAGAAGGAACACGGCGTGAAGCTGGGCTTCATGTCGTTCTTCGTCAAGGCCGCGGTGCATGCGCTGAAGAAGTTCCCGCTGATCAACGCCTCGATCGACGGCAACGACATCGTCTACCACGGCTACTTCGACATCGGTATCGCCGTGGGCTCGCCGCGCGGCCTGGTGGTGCCCATCCTGCGCAATGCCGACCAGATGAGCTTGGCCGACATCGAAAAGAAGATCGCCGAGTTCGGCGTCAAGGCCCGTGACGGCAAGCTGTCGCTGGACGAGCTGAGCGGCGGTACCTTCTCGATCTCCAACGGCGGCGTGTTCGGCTCGATGCTGTCGACCCCGATCATCAACCCGCCGCAATCGGCCATCCTGGGCGTGCACGCCACCAAGGACCGCCCGGTGGTGGAAGACGGCCAGATCGTGATCCGCCCGATGAACTACCTGGCCATGTCCTACGACCACCGCATCATCGACGGCCGCGAAGCCGTGCTGGGCCTGGTCGCCATGAAGGACGCGCTGGAAGATCCGGCCCGCCTGCTGCTGGACCTGTAA
- a CDS encoding heavy metal translocating P-type ATPase, with protein sequence MSSPATIPSASLLALHAASAAPAANAGAATAGAQLACFHCGLPVTQAEPLAAELDGARRVFCCGGCQALAQTLHAAGFAHLYGDEARFARPIDDAARREAEPIWAAYDTPELRTQFVRPLDNGRAEITLAPENIRCAACAWLIEQHLARQPGVESAVANVATRRVVVRWREGTQSVAGLLAALAGIGYMAWPFEVSRTDQQDRRARRGLLMRMAVAMLGMMQVMMYAWPIYTHEATIDPGQLQLMRWASFALTLPVVLYSASPIFAGAWRSLRQRHMGMDVPVAIGVGAGFIASALATVRGIGEVYFDSVTMFVAFLLLARYLELRVRQASRSGAEMLARQLPATCERLAGVGATGERIPVARLRQDDLIRVKAGEIVPADGTVVAGVSELDESMLTGESRPVRRSAGDTVLAGCFNTASPLELRVSRVGAGTRLAEIVAVLDRALAEKPRLATLADRVAGWFVATLLVLAALTGLVWGLWIDPSRALLVTIAVLVVSCPCALSLATPAALAAAGAALSRRGVLLTRGHALETLARVTDVVLDKTGTLTEGRFAVAAVQPLADLDTAQCLALAAAMERGGEHPIARALLAAVPDGGGHAVAVTGIRNVPGQGLEATVDGRRLRLGRLDFARGLVGGGSSVPVPAVAGPAHPGATVVWLAAQDGVLASFVLADVERAQTSALLARLGALGVRCHLVSGDNAAAVRWWAEHFGIGHAAGEVTPEGKRDYVARLQQGGAVVLAVGDGINDAPVLAQAQVSIAIGSGAPLAQAGADAVLTHGGIDEIATALAVSRKARRVVRQNLGWSFFYNVVAIPLAATGLVTAWMAGIGMSLSSLLVVANAWRLLRAGRKTV encoded by the coding sequence ATGTCGTCCCCAGCCACCATCCCCTCCGCCAGCCTGCTGGCCTTGCATGCAGCGTCCGCGGCGCCTGCCGCCAACGCGGGCGCGGCCACTGCCGGGGCGCAACTCGCCTGCTTCCATTGCGGCCTGCCGGTCACGCAGGCCGAGCCGCTGGCAGCCGAACTGGACGGCGCACGCAGGGTCTTCTGCTGTGGCGGCTGCCAGGCGCTGGCGCAGACACTCCATGCGGCCGGCTTTGCCCATCTCTATGGTGACGAAGCCCGCTTTGCCCGCCCGATCGACGACGCCGCGCGGCGCGAAGCCGAACCGATCTGGGCCGCCTACGACACCCCCGAATTGCGCACCCAGTTCGTGCGCCCGCTCGACAACGGCCGCGCCGAGATCACGCTGGCGCCGGAGAACATCCGTTGCGCCGCCTGCGCCTGGCTGATCGAGCAGCACCTGGCGCGCCAGCCCGGCGTGGAGTCCGCGGTTGCCAATGTCGCCACGCGGCGCGTGGTGGTGCGCTGGCGCGAGGGCACGCAGTCCGTGGCCGGATTGCTGGCCGCGCTCGCGGGCATCGGCTACATGGCGTGGCCGTTCGAGGTCTCGCGCACCGACCAGCAGGACCGCCGCGCGCGCCGCGGCCTGCTGATGCGCATGGCCGTGGCCATGCTCGGGATGATGCAGGTGATGATGTACGCGTGGCCGATCTACACCCACGAGGCCACCATCGACCCCGGCCAGCTGCAGCTGATGCGCTGGGCCAGCTTTGCGCTGACGTTGCCGGTGGTTCTCTATTCCGCATCGCCGATCTTTGCCGGCGCCTGGCGCAGCCTGCGCCAGCGCCATATGGGCATGGACGTGCCGGTCGCCATCGGCGTCGGCGCGGGATTCATCGCCAGCGCGCTGGCCACCGTGCGCGGCATCGGCGAGGTTTATTTCGATTCGGTGACGATGTTTGTCGCCTTCCTGCTGCTGGCCCGTTACCTCGAGCTGCGCGTGCGGCAGGCATCGCGCAGCGGCGCCGAGATGCTCGCCCGCCAGCTGCCTGCCACCTGCGAGCGGCTTGCCGGAGTCGGGGCCACGGGTGAACGCATCCCGGTGGCACGGTTGCGCCAGGACGACCTGATCCGCGTGAAGGCAGGCGAGATCGTTCCTGCCGATGGCACCGTCGTCGCCGGCGTCAGCGAACTGGACGAGTCCATGCTGACCGGCGAAAGCCGGCCGGTGCGCCGCAGTGCCGGCGACACCGTGCTGGCCGGCTGTTTCAATACCGCCAGCCCGCTGGAACTGCGCGTGTCGCGCGTGGGCGCCGGGACCCGCCTGGCCGAGATCGTCGCGGTGCTCGATCGCGCGCTGGCGGAGAAGCCTCGCCTGGCCACGCTGGCCGATCGGGTCGCCGGCTGGTTCGTGGCGACGCTGCTGGTGCTGGCGGCGCTGACCGGCCTGGTGTGGGGACTCTGGATCGATCCATCGCGGGCTCTGCTGGTGACGATTGCGGTGCTGGTGGTCAGTTGCCCGTGCGCGCTGTCGCTGGCCACGCCGGCCGCGCTGGCCGCCGCGGGCGCCGCGCTGTCGCGGCGCGGCGTGCTGCTGACGCGCGGCCACGCGCTGGAGACGCTGGCGCGCGTGACCGACGTGGTGCTGGACAAGACCGGCACGCTGACCGAAGGGCGCTTTGCCGTGGCCGCAGTGCAGCCGCTGGCCGATCTGGATACGGCCCAATGCCTGGCGCTGGCCGCGGCGATGGAGCGTGGCGGCGAACATCCCATCGCACGCGCACTGCTCGCGGCCGTGCCTGATGGAGGGGGCCATGCCGTGGCGGTCACCGGCATCCGCAACGTGCCCGGACAGGGCCTTGAAGCCACGGTCGACGGACGCCGCCTGCGGCTCGGCCGGCTGGATTTCGCGCGCGGGCTAGTTGGCGGTGGCTCATCCGTGCCAGTGCCGGCGGTTGCGGGCCCGGCCCATCCGGGCGCCACGGTCGTGTGGCTGGCGGCACAGGACGGCGTGCTCGCCAGCTTTGTGCTGGCCGATGTCGAGCGCGCGCAGACGTCCGCGCTGCTGGCGCGGCTCGGTGCGCTGGGCGTGCGCTGCCACCTCGTCTCCGGCGATAACGCCGCGGCCGTGCGCTGGTGGGCAGAGCACTTCGGCATCGGCCATGCCGCCGGCGAAGTGACGCCCGAGGGCAAGCGCGACTACGTCGCGCGGCTGCAGCAGGGCGGGGCGGTGGTGCTGGCCGTGGGCGACGGCATCAACGACGCCCCGGTGCTGGCGCAGGCGCAGGTCTCGATTGCGATCGGCAGCGGCGCGCCGCTGGCGCAGGCCGGCGCCGACGCCGTGCTCACGCACGGCGGCATCGACGAGATCGCGACCGCGCTGGCGGTGTCGCGCAAGGCGCGGCGCGTGGTGAGGCAGAACCTGGGCTGGTCCTTCTTCTACAACGTGGTGGCGATCCCGCTGGCGGCGACCGGGCTGGTGACGGCGTGGATGGCCGGCATCGGCATGTCGCTGTCGTCGCTGCTGGTGGTGGCCAACGCCTGGCGCCTGCTGCGCGCCGGCCGCAAGACCGTCTAG
- the lpdA gene encoding dihydrolipoyl dehydrogenase, whose protein sequence is MSKQFDVLVIGAGPGGYIAAIRAGQLGLNVACCEGNAYDDPKNEPRLGGTCLNVGCIPSKALLASSEEFENAQHHLADHGITVGDVKVDVAKMLKRKDDIVGKMTKGIEFLFRKNKVTLLKGYGKFVGKTAEGFQVEVAGEVVTAKQVIIATGSKARHLPGIKVDNDLVSDNEGALKFPAVPKKLGVIGAGVIGLELGSVWRRLGSDVTVLEALPAFLGAADEGVAKEAQKQLTKQGLKFSLGVNVNEVTTGKNGVTVKYTDKDGAAQTLEVDRLIVSVGRVPNTDNLGLDAVGLAADQRGFIEVDDHCATKVPGLWAIGDVVRGPMLAHKAEDEGVAVAERIAGQKPHIDYNCVPWVIYTFPEIAWVGKTEAQLKAEGREFKAGQFPFMANGRALGMGHADGFVKMLADAKTDEILGVHIVAANASDLIAEAVVAMEFKAASEDIGRVCHPHPSMSEVMREAALAVDKRQLNM, encoded by the coding sequence ATGAGCAAACAATTCGACGTGCTGGTGATCGGCGCCGGCCCCGGCGGCTATATCGCCGCGATCCGTGCCGGCCAGCTCGGCCTGAACGTGGCCTGCTGCGAAGGCAATGCCTACGACGATCCCAAGAACGAACCGCGCCTGGGCGGCACCTGCCTGAACGTGGGCTGCATCCCGTCCAAGGCACTGCTGGCTTCCTCGGAAGAGTTCGAGAACGCCCAGCACCACCTGGCCGACCACGGCATCACCGTGGGCGACGTCAAGGTCGACGTGGCCAAGATGCTCAAGCGCAAGGACGATATCGTCGGCAAGATGACCAAGGGCATCGAGTTCCTGTTCCGCAAGAACAAGGTGACGCTGCTCAAGGGCTACGGCAAGTTCGTCGGCAAGACCGCCGAGGGCTTCCAGGTCGAGGTCGCCGGTGAAGTCGTGACCGCCAAGCAGGTCATCATCGCCACCGGTTCCAAGGCTCGCCACCTGCCGGGCATCAAGGTCGACAACGACCTGGTCAGCGATAACGAAGGCGCGCTCAAGTTCCCCGCAGTGCCGAAGAAGCTGGGCGTGATCGGCGCCGGCGTGATCGGCCTGGAACTGGGCTCGGTGTGGCGCCGGCTGGGTTCGGACGTGACCGTGCTGGAAGCGCTGCCGGCGTTCCTGGGCGCCGCCGACGAAGGCGTGGCCAAGGAAGCGCAGAAGCAGCTGACCAAGCAGGGCCTGAAGTTCAGCCTCGGCGTGAACGTGAACGAAGTGACCACCGGCAAGAACGGCGTCACCGTCAAGTACACCGACAAGGACGGCGCTGCCCAGACCCTGGAAGTCGATCGCCTGATCGTGTCGGTCGGCCGCGTGCCCAACACCGACAACCTGGGCCTGGACGCTGTCGGCCTGGCCGCCGACCAGCGCGGCTTCATCGAGGTGGACGACCACTGCGCCACCAAGGTGCCGGGCCTGTGGGCCATCGGCGACGTGGTGCGCGGCCCGATGCTGGCGCACAAGGCCGAGGACGAAGGCGTGGCCGTGGCCGAGCGCATCGCCGGCCAGAAGCCGCATATCGACTACAACTGCGTGCCGTGGGTGATCTACACCTTCCCGGAAATCGCATGGGTGGGCAAGACCGAGGCCCAGCTCAAGGCCGAAGGCCGCGAGTTCAAGGCCGGCCAGTTCCCGTTCATGGCCAATGGCCGTGCACTGGGCATGGGTCACGCCGATGGCTTCGTCAAGATGCTGGCCGACGCCAAGACCGACGAGATCCTGGGCGTGCACATCGTGGCTGCCAACGCGTCGGACCTGATCGCCGAAGCCGTCGTGGCGATGGAGTTCAAGGCCGCCAGCGAAGATATCGGCCGCGTCTGCCATCCGCACCCGTCGATGTCGGAAGTCATGCGCGAAGCCGCGCTGGCTGTCGACAAGCGTCAGCTCAATATGTAA